From a single bacterium genomic region:
- the acsA gene encoding acetate--CoA ligase, translating to MSNIGSYEQRLTNFHWKIAEQELGYRPGDSINIGWHLSDRLCQKGLAAKKALIWEDYQGNGKTFTFDDLRVLSNTFAAFFKSLGIEPGERICLFMDRVPELYISFVGILKMGAIVQPLFSAFREESLHTRLENAGTCTILTQKKHLPVVRKIRGQLPHLKHVVVVDAGDAPLREGEIAFDMENATRVERFDVYPSTPETPSVLHYTSGTTGQPKGAQHVHYSLISQYLTTKWVLDLQPDDVYWCNADPGWVTGTSYGIIGPWSNGTTQAVLDSGFNTERWYSFIQKHGISVWYSAPTAIRLLMREGTDVVRKFDMSSLRHLCSVGEPLNAEAVIWSQEAFGMPFHDTYWQTETGCIVITNYPGMPVKPGSMGKPFPGITATVLDLKTHEPITEPGKVGLIALKPNWPSLIRTYWNNPEGYAKKFVNGWYICGDRSSIDSEGYFWFVGRDDDVINTGGHLVGPFEIESALLEHPAVAESAAVAKPDRVNMEVVKAFVALKAGFEGSDDLELEIMNFIRKKLSPLAMPQEIEFVRSLPKTRSGKIMRRVLRAQEFGEPIGDISTLEND from the coding sequence ATGAGCAACATTGGCTCCTACGAACAACGACTCACGAACTTCCATTGGAAAATCGCGGAACAGGAACTCGGCTACCGGCCGGGCGACTCCATCAATATCGGCTGGCATCTCAGTGACCGCCTCTGCCAGAAAGGTCTGGCGGCCAAGAAAGCGCTCATCTGGGAGGACTATCAGGGCAACGGTAAGACGTTCACCTTCGACGATCTGCGCGTGCTTTCGAATACGTTTGCGGCTTTCTTCAAAAGTCTCGGTATTGAGCCGGGCGAGCGAATCTGTCTGTTCATGGATCGCGTGCCCGAGCTGTATATTTCGTTCGTAGGCATTCTGAAGATGGGAGCGATCGTTCAGCCGCTGTTTTCTGCGTTTCGCGAGGAATCGCTCCACACGCGCTTGGAAAACGCCGGAACGTGCACGATCCTGACTCAGAAAAAGCACTTGCCGGTGGTGCGGAAGATCCGCGGGCAGCTTCCGCATCTGAAACACGTTGTCGTGGTGGACGCCGGCGATGCGCCGCTCCGCGAGGGAGAAATCGCTTTCGATATGGAAAATGCAACGCGAGTCGAGCGTTTCGACGTCTATCCGTCCACGCCCGAAACGCCCTCGGTCCTGCACTACACGTCGGGCACGACCGGGCAGCCCAAGGGCGCGCAGCACGTTCATTATTCGCTGATCTCGCAATATCTGACGACCAAATGGGTGCTCGATCTGCAGCCCGATGACGTCTACTGGTGCAATGCCGATCCGGGCTGGGTGACCGGAACCTCCTACGGAATCATCGGCCCGTGGTCCAACGGCACGACGCAGGCCGTGCTCGATTCGGGATTCAATACCGAGCGCTGGTACTCGTTCATCCAGAAGCATGGCATTTCGGTGTGGTATTCCGCGCCGACCGCGATTCGCCTTTTGATGCGCGAAGGAACCGACGTGGTTCGCAAGTTCGATATGAGTTCGCTGCGGCATCTTTGCAGCGTCGGCGAACCGCTGAATGCCGAAGCGGTGATCTGGTCGCAGGAAGCGTTCGGCATGCCGTTTCACGACACCTACTGGCAGACCGAAACCGGCTGCATCGTCATCACCAACTATCCGGGAATGCCGGTCAAGCCCGGCTCGATGGGCAAGCCGTTTCCGGGAATCACCGCCACCGTGCTCGATCTGAAAACCCACGAGCCGATCACCGAACCGGGCAAGGTCGGCCTGATCGCGCTCAAGCCGAACTGGCCGTCGCTCATCCGCACCTATTGGAACAATCCGGAAGGCTACGCGAAAAAATTCGTCAACGGTTGGTACATCTGCGGTGACCGATCCAGCATTGACTCCGAAGGCTATTTCTGGTTCGTGGGCCGCGATGACGACGTGATTAACACCGGCGGGCATCTGGTCGGGCCGTTCGAGATCGAATCGGCCCTGCTCGAGCATCCCGCCGTAGCCGAGTCGGCGGCGGTCGCCAAGCCTGATCGGGTGAACATGGAAGTGGTGAAGGCGTTTGTCGCGCTGAAAGCCGGATTTGAGGGCAGCGACGATCTCGAACTGGAGATCATGAACTTCATCCGCAAGAAGCTTTCTCCGCTGGCCATGCCGCAGGAGATCGAGTTCGTCCGTTCGCTGCCCAAGACCCGCTCGGGCAAAATCATGCGCCGCGTCCTCCGCGCCCAGGAATTCGGCGAGCCCATCGGCGACATCTCGACGCTGGAGAATGACTAA
- a CDS encoding T9SS type A sorting domain-containing protein — translation MKKAIALSVMCMFLLAGLALAEQVPIKTAHDVDGVVPQMANRSGDCILALGPDTGTLALFGWYPGENVKVYLDPATDQYDTLVCTPPYYPFQINSVDVLVAIWGSDSTLQIGKTLCFRVDIECPRDEAIGSVVRECHGPGTAICSQVFCYTVTEDDWAGSGILQLNVPFTGCCVDGPFFCGVELLSWDGDPDYAPAPLFDRGALLPNQNCKVWYYFEWVGYGWCWRAHNLDFGCGAGCFTGPWYLYVNGTSEAPCTPLACPGLQPRNYPGDDASDPIIINWETWGGVDIDLCDYRSDYDQRYDDGNPGGSFTGRGEDVVLSFSYDPLMTEVCFNITIEPIDYPGSDNGGFRIRSWLDDSFGYLWDGTPRFPTFYQSQMYDFTATGLGCWFPDTYYLYIDTRWCCAPVRVRYNGDRPLPVELVSFDAIAGDGQVELVWRTASESEIESWDISRNGGLIVADLPGLGDNAEGHTYRYVDRDLVNGVTYEYRLVARDIHGAVALFPMVASATPRAGAVALEYNLAQNYPNPFNPATSISYTVKEPGLVSLKIFTVDGREVATLVSSTRDAGVYTVPFNGTNLASGVYVYKLEVNGFTASRKMVLMK, via the coding sequence ATGAAGAAGGCTATTGCGCTCAGTGTGATGTGTATGTTCCTTCTGGCCGGCCTGGCGCTGGCGGAACAGGTCCCGATCAAGACCGCCCACGACGTGGACGGGGTGGTGCCGCAGATGGCAAACCGTAGCGGAGACTGCATTCTGGCCCTCGGCCCCGACACCGGGACGTTGGCCCTGTTCGGATGGTATCCGGGTGAGAACGTCAAGGTGTATCTGGATCCGGCTACGGATCAGTACGACACTCTCGTCTGCACGCCACCGTATTATCCGTTCCAGATCAACTCGGTGGACGTCCTGGTCGCGATTTGGGGCAGTGACTCAACGCTTCAGATTGGGAAGACTCTATGCTTCCGCGTGGACATCGAGTGCCCGCGGGATGAGGCGATCGGCAGCGTTGTGCGCGAGTGCCATGGACCGGGCACGGCAATTTGCTCGCAGGTGTTCTGCTACACGGTGACAGAGGATGACTGGGCGGGAAGCGGCATTTTGCAGCTGAACGTTCCCTTTACCGGCTGCTGCGTGGATGGCCCGTTCTTCTGCGGCGTCGAGCTGCTGTCGTGGGATGGCGATCCGGATTACGCCCCGGCTCCGCTGTTCGACCGTGGCGCACTTCTGCCGAATCAGAACTGCAAGGTGTGGTACTACTTCGAGTGGGTCGGTTACGGCTGGTGCTGGCGGGCCCACAATTTGGATTTCGGCTGCGGTGCTGGTTGCTTCACCGGACCGTGGTATCTGTACGTGAACGGAACGTCGGAAGCTCCCTGTACGCCGCTGGCCTGCCCGGGGCTTCAACCGCGCAACTATCCCGGTGACGATGCATCCGACCCGATCATCATCAACTGGGAAACGTGGGGCGGAGTTGACATTGATCTCTGCGATTACCGCAGTGACTACGACCAACGGTACGATGACGGCAATCCGGGCGGTAGTTTCACCGGCCGCGGCGAGGACGTGGTGCTCTCGTTCTCGTATGACCCATTGATGACCGAGGTCTGCTTCAACATCACGATTGAGCCGATTGACTACCCGGGCAGCGACAATGGTGGATTCCGCATTCGGTCGTGGCTGGATGATTCGTTCGGCTATCTGTGGGACGGCACACCGCGGTTCCCGACGTTCTACCAGTCCCAGATGTACGATTTTACGGCGACCGGATTGGGCTGCTGGTTCCCGGACACCTACTATCTCTACATTGACACCCGCTGGTGCTGCGCGCCGGTTCGCGTAAGATACAATGGCGATCGGCCGCTGCCGGTCGAGCTGGTATCGTTTGACGCGATTGCGGGCGACGGTCAGGTGGAGTTGGTGTGGAGAACCGCTTCCGAAAGCGAAATCGAGAGCTGGGATATTTCGCGCAACGGCGGACTGATCGTCGCAGACCTGCCCGGCCTGGGCGACAATGCGGAAGGCCACACCTATCGCTACGTGGATCGGGACCTTGTCAATGGCGTTACCTACGAGTACCGTCTGGTGGCTCGCGACATTCACGGTGCGGTGGCTCTCTTCCCGATGGTGGCCAGCGCAACTCCGCGCGCCGGTGCCGTGGCATTGGAGTACAACCTGGCGCAGAACTACCCGAATCCCTTCAACCCCGCGACCTCCATTTCGTACACGGTGAAGGAGCCGGGTCTGGTCAGTCTGAAGATTTTCACGGTTGACGGCCGCGAGGTCGCCACGCTCGTCAGCAGCACTCGCGACGCGGGCGTGTACACGGTTCCCTTCAACGGCACCAATCTGGCCAGCGGGGTGTACGTGTATAAACTGGAGGTCAACGGCTTCACCGCTTCCCGCAAGATGGTCTTGATGAAGTAA
- a CDS encoding DUF4398 domain-containing protein — translation MISRILVVLAVAATLLFIGCAKPPEMEITAASTAMQTLREAEAELYIPQDYKMAMDTLNAANAAKTEADGKFALFRSYKTAKNLYVSAETLAKSATEKARAEKERVRMAVMAMLEQATVRLGEADTALAKAPVGKGNKAEIELIKTELAAVRTALDDAKRDTDTGKYLVAQSKLKSVMDRTARVQQELATATAKKTGGKK, via the coding sequence ATGATAAGCAGAATCCTTGTTGTACTGGCAGTGGCGGCAACGCTCCTTTTCATCGGATGCGCCAAGCCGCCCGAGATGGAGATCACCGCGGCGAGCACGGCCATGCAGACGCTGCGTGAGGCCGAAGCGGAACTTTACATTCCGCAAGACTATAAAATGGCCATGGACACCCTGAATGCGGCTAACGCCGCGAAGACGGAAGCGGACGGCAAATTCGCCCTGTTCCGCAGCTACAAGACCGCCAAGAACCTGTACGTGAGTGCGGAAACCTTGGCGAAATCCGCGACCGAGAAAGCCCGTGCCGAGAAAGAGCGAGTCCGCATGGCGGTTATGGCCATGCTCGAACAAGCCACGGTCAGACTCGGCGAAGCGGATACGGCTCTGGCAAAGGCTCCGGTCGGAAAGGGAAACAAGGCCGAGATCGAGTTGATTAAAACCGAACTCGCGGCCGTTCGCACCGCGCTGGACGATGCCAAGCGAGACACCGATACCGGCAAGTATCTGGTTGCCCAGAGCAAGCTGAAGAGTGTGATGGACCGCACGGCCCGCGTGCAGCAAGAGCTCGCGACCGCGACGGCCAAGAAGACGGGCGGCAAGAAATAG
- a CDS encoding TetR/AcrR family transcriptional regulator, with the protein MRSRILEAAKTLFVAEGYPSVSIRRIAEAIEYSPSTIYGYFKDKDDILFALHNVAFQDLFRRQLPNAQITSPVDRLLAFLSTYLEFALDNREYYDLMFIQYAPVSRIKEKAEWRYGRRSFDMLRDTVRACQDSGYLRGTDPDAAALGLWSFVHGVASLIIRHRIPMLPPERREDLARQAMEMLTGMVGATRHRVVQ; encoded by the coding sequence ATGCGCTCCAGGATTCTGGAAGCCGCCAAAACTCTATTTGTGGCGGAAGGATATCCGAGTGTTTCGATCCGCAGAATCGCCGAGGCCATTGAGTATAGCCCCTCGACCATCTACGGCTATTTCAAGGACAAGGATGACATCCTGTTCGCTCTTCACAACGTGGCCTTTCAGGACCTGTTTCGCCGGCAGCTCCCCAACGCCCAGATCACCAGCCCGGTGGACCGGCTATTGGCGTTTTTGTCCACGTATCTGGAATTCGCGCTGGATAATCGTGAATACTACGACCTGATGTTCATCCAGTATGCCCCGGTTTCGCGAATTAAAGAGAAAGCGGAATGGCGCTATGGCCGCCGATCCTTCGACATGCTTCGGGACACCGTGCGGGCCTGTCAGGATTCCGGCTACCTCCGCGGCACCGATCCGGACGCGGCCGCTTTGGGCCTGTGGTCGTTCGTTCATGGGGTCGCTTCGCTGATCATTCGCCACCGCATTCCCATGTTGCCGCCGGAGCGACGCGAAGACCTGGCCCGACAGGCCATGGAAATGCTTACGGGGATGGTCGGGGCAACCCGCCATCGTGTCGTTCAGTGA
- a CDS encoding L,D-transpeptidase produces the protein MANPKRRLIRIGLMAAAALGIGIIALIALPDRKPAPAVPDLAIADSLLQPLPADSSAAVRALRRSRDALQRLKPRKTYIVIDTHANFLELRTADSVLFRAPCSTGSGGELVDSTTGRHWEFRTPHGVFQVQNKLVQPWWRKPDWAFVEEGEPIPKNPADRFDSDVLGDYALGFGDGYFIHGTLYTRLIGINVTHGCVRLADEDLKWLYERAPVGTPIYIF, from the coding sequence ATGGCGAATCCGAAAAGAAGACTGATCCGTATCGGACTCATGGCGGCGGCGGCGCTGGGCATCGGAATTATCGCGCTGATCGCGCTGCCGGACCGTAAGCCGGCACCGGCGGTTCCCGATCTGGCGATTGCCGACTCCCTGCTGCAGCCGTTGCCCGCGGATTCCTCGGCGGCGGTGCGCGCGCTCCGGCGGAGCCGGGACGCGCTGCAGCGATTGAAACCGCGCAAGACCTACATCGTGATTGACACGCACGCCAATTTCCTCGAATTACGCACGGCGGATTCGGTACTGTTTCGCGCGCCCTGTTCGACCGGCAGCGGCGGGGAACTGGTGGACTCCACGACCGGCCGCCATTGGGAGTTCCGCACGCCCCACGGCGTGTTTCAAGTGCAGAATAAACTCGTTCAGCCGTGGTGGCGCAAACCCGATTGGGCCTTCGTCGAAGAAGGCGAACCGATCCCCAAGAATCCCGCCGATCGTTTCGATTCGGACGTGCTGGGCGATTATGCCCTCGGTTTCGGGGACGGCTATTTCATCCACGGCACACTGTACACCCGCCTGATTGGAATCAACGTCACTCACGGTTGCGTGCGTTTGGCCGATGAAGACTTGAAATGGCTGTACGAGCGTGCCCCGGTCGGCACTCCGATCTACATCTTCTGA
- a CDS encoding glycine C-acetyltransferase, translating into MAFPNAVRENYQQELANLKEAGLFKEERYIHSPQNADIEVEFPTGAATKKVLNLCANNYLGLSSHPEVVKAAHAGLDHRGYGMSSVRFICGTQDIHRELENKLTQFLGTEDTLLFPSCMDANAGVFEAVLSEQDVMIADRLVHASIVDGMRLCKAMQDTFKHSDMGHLEEKLEEHQDKRLRLVITDGVFSMDGDLAKLDEITALAEKYNAMVFVDDSHASGFIGKTGRGTHEHCGVVGKMDIITTTLGKALGGASGGCVSGRREIVEMCRQRARPYLFSNTVAPVIVSGAIAVLDIISKTTERRDKLEQNTIYWRKLLTEAGFDIKAGESPIVPVMLYNAKLAQDVARDLYAEGIYVIGFFFPVVPKGAARIRTQLSAAHDKRHLDQAIAAFVKIGKKYDILGKGKKEIVAQYGL; encoded by the coding sequence ATGGCGTTCCCCAACGCAGTCCGTGAAAACTATCAACAGGAACTGGCCAATCTGAAAGAGGCCGGACTGTTCAAGGAAGAACGATACATTCATTCGCCGCAGAACGCCGACATCGAAGTGGAGTTTCCCACCGGCGCGGCGACGAAAAAAGTCCTCAACCTGTGCGCCAATAACTACCTCGGTCTGTCCAGTCATCCCGAGGTCGTGAAAGCGGCGCACGCCGGACTGGATCATCGCGGCTACGGCATGTCGTCGGTGCGCTTCATCTGCGGCACGCAGGACATTCACCGCGAGCTCGAAAACAAACTCACCCAGTTTCTCGGCACCGAAGACACGCTGCTGTTTCCGTCCTGCATGGACGCCAACGCGGGCGTGTTCGAGGCCGTGCTGAGCGAGCAGGACGTGATGATCGCCGACCGGCTGGTGCACGCCTCGATTGTGGACGGCATGCGACTCTGCAAGGCGATGCAGGACACGTTCAAGCACTCCGACATGGGCCACCTCGAAGAGAAGCTTGAGGAACATCAGGACAAGCGGCTGCGTTTGGTTATCACCGACGGAGTGTTCTCGATGGACGGTGATCTGGCCAAGTTGGATGAGATCACGGCACTGGCCGAGAAATACAACGCAATGGTCTTTGTGGATGATTCGCACGCCTCGGGATTCATCGGCAAGACCGGCCGCGGCACCCACGAGCATTGCGGCGTGGTCGGCAAGATGGATATCATTACCACCACGCTCGGCAAGGCGCTGGGCGGAGCTTCCGGCGGCTGTGTGAGCGGTCGGCGCGAAATCGTCGAGATGTGCCGTCAGCGCGCGCGTCCCTATCTGTTTTCCAACACCGTCGCTCCGGTGATCGTTTCGGGAGCCATCGCCGTCCTCGATATCATTTCCAAGACCACTGAACGGCGCGACAAGCTGGAGCAGAACACCATCTACTGGCGGAAACTGCTGACCGAAGCGGGTTTCGACATCAAGGCCGGTGAAAGCCCGATCGTTCCGGTGATGCTCTACAACGCCAAGCTCGCGCAGGACGTGGCCCGCGATTTGTACGCGGAAGGAATCTACGTGATCGGTTTCTTCTTCCCCGTCGTTCCGAAAGGAGCAGCCCGCATCCGCACGCAGCTCTCCGCCGCTCACGACAAACGCCATCTGGATCAGGCCATCGCGGCGTTCGTCAAGATCGGCAAGAAATACGACATCCTCGGCAAGGGCAAGAAAGAGATCGTCGCCCAGTATGGCTTGTGA
- a CDS encoding acyl carrier protein, translating to MDDMTKAVLDYVKREYLEEDDDREVTETTPLISGGIVDSFSMVSLKRFLEKKYQISIPDADATPEVFDTVNSIIALVKKFKKV from the coding sequence ATGGATGACATGACGAAAGCCGTTCTCGACTACGTGAAGCGCGAGTATCTCGAAGAAGACGATGACCGCGAGGTGACCGAGACCACGCCGCTGATTTCGGGCGGGATCGTGGACTCGTTTTCGATGGTCTCGCTCAAGCGCTTCCTCGAGAAGAAGTATCAGATTTCCATTCCTGATGCCGACGCCACACCGGAAGTTTTCGATACGGTGAACAGCATCATCGCGCTGGTCAAGAAATTCAAGAAAGTGTAG
- a CDS encoding DUF3788 domain-containing protein translates to MSGSIFTDKAKKPTPKEMTAALGEGVHLWNEFAAHIREEYEPVSDEWKFYKSWHWKLKRKARTICYLFPVDGHFTVALVFGEKAVAKARESKLPKTILKKIEEARPYAEGRGFRLDCKKKSDLDHLKTLVAIKMNTK, encoded by the coding sequence ATGTCCGGAAGCATCTTCACCGATAAAGCCAAGAAACCTACTCCCAAAGAAATGACGGCTGCTTTGGGGGAAGGCGTACATCTCTGGAACGAGTTCGCCGCTCACATTCGCGAGGAATATGAACCGGTGAGCGATGAGTGGAAGTTCTACAAGAGCTGGCACTGGAAGCTGAAGCGGAAAGCGCGCACAATCTGCTATCTGTTTCCTGTGGACGGACATTTCACGGTCGCTCTGGTATTCGGCGAAAAGGCGGTTGCGAAAGCCCGCGAGAGCAAGCTGCCGAAGACGATTCTGAAGAAAATCGAGGAAGCCAGACCCTATGCCGAGGGCCGGGGCTTCCGCCTGGACTGCAAGAAAAAGAGCGATCTCGATCACTTGAAAACGCTCGTCGCGATCAAGATGAACACCAAGTGA
- a CDS encoding nitroreductase family protein: MECLAERHSTREFTADPLPLQTLSNLLWAAFGVNREDGRRTAPSARNWQEADIYVFLEEGIYRYDATANRLQSILPGDHRAATGQQDFVSVAPLNLLYVSDLAKMGTAAEADKILYAAADVGFIAQNVYLYCASEGLAAVVRGLVNREELAKTLELRPDQRIILAQTIGYPQ; the protein is encoded by the coding sequence ATGGAATGTCTGGCTGAGCGACATTCAACGCGCGAGTTCACAGCTGATCCGCTTCCCCTGCAAACGTTGTCCAATCTTCTCTGGGCGGCGTTTGGCGTGAATCGCGAGGACGGCCGGCGTACCGCTCCTTCCGCCCGCAATTGGCAGGAGGCGGACATTTACGTGTTCCTCGAAGAAGGGATCTATCGCTATGACGCAACGGCGAATCGGCTGCAATCCATACTGCCGGGCGATCATCGCGCCGCCACCGGCCAGCAGGATTTCGTCAGCGTGGCTCCCCTGAATCTGCTTTACGTTTCGGACCTGGCGAAAATGGGCACTGCCGCCGAGGCCGACAAGATTCTCTATGCGGCGGCGGACGTCGGATTCATTGCCCAGAATGTGTATTTGTACTGCGCGTCGGAAGGATTGGCGGCGGTGGTCCGCGGCCTCGTGAATCGTGAAGAACTGGCCAAGACCCTCGAACTTCGCCCCGACCAACGAATTATTCTCGCCCAGACGATTGGCTATCCCCAGTAG
- a CDS encoding YceI family protein yields MKRIAAFLFAIALVVTTSAHGAKWTVDKVHSKVGFAVKHLMISTVRGEFKSYDATIQFDPQKPENLSIQATLDVNSISTENEQRDGHLKSADFFDAENHPTITFTSKKVEKTGDGKFKVTGDLMIRGTTKEVTFDLEGLNQMVEMGGVTKTAATATASINRQDFGLSWSRALETGGLVVDNTVMIVVEAELDMQK; encoded by the coding sequence ATGAAACGAATAGCGGCATTTCTATTCGCAATCGCTCTGGTCGTGACGACTTCAGCCCACGGAGCCAAGTGGACGGTGGACAAGGTGCATTCCAAAGTCGGTTTCGCCGTCAAACATCTGATGATCTCTACCGTGCGCGGGGAGTTCAAGTCGTACGACGCCACCATTCAGTTTGACCCGCAGAAGCCCGAAAATCTATCCATCCAAGCCACTCTTGACGTGAACTCGATCAGTACCGAGAACGAACAACGCGACGGCCACCTCAAATCGGCGGACTTCTTCGATGCGGAGAATCACCCGACCATAACGTTCACGTCGAAGAAGGTGGAAAAGACCGGCGACGGAAAATTCAAGGTCACGGGAGACCTGATGATCCGCGGCACGACTAAAGAAGTCACCTTCGACCTTGAGGGACTCAATCAGATGGTGGAAATGGGCGGAGTCACGAAGACGGCTGCTACGGCTACCGCTTCCATCAACCGTCAGGATTTCGGTCTCAGCTGGTCTCGCGCGCTGGAGACGGGCGGACTGGTGGTGGACAATACGGTGATGATCGTCGTCGAGGCGGAGCTTGACATGCAGAAGTAG
- a CDS encoding L,D-transpeptidase encodes MRISPTFMTYVSPLVGMILLLGALGCQSSPMSSIESAERARLAALESRAERYAFRTFQAADSILAGARLALKEQHDQWFLLRNYADAESLFTRAARAFHAAGSQAADSMAVLRNVVLDRLDSLKRETNRRRRTLDTQLVMLHAERQWSLAGLRLDIARDLLEAEEFEEAIHEISRSMSALDSLDHAVAEYRRDSDGMQATWNRWIAHTLEESRTNESYAIIVDKAAHETHLIKNGRVVKTYPCDLGHSPASEKMYAGDGRTPEGEYRISAINNGSKYYRALLLNYPNARDREQFRRNRGRGLVPHGRGIGGLIEIHGHGGQSRDWTDGCVALADADMDSLMTFVGEDVPVTIVRRWRIRKED; translated from the coding sequence ATGAGAATCTCACCCACGTTTATGACCTACGTCTCTCCGCTGGTCGGCATGATCCTGTTGCTGGGTGCTCTCGGCTGCCAGTCCTCACCCATGAGTTCCATCGAGAGTGCGGAGCGAGCCCGTTTGGCGGCGCTGGAATCCCGCGCGGAACGCTACGCGTTTCGGACGTTTCAAGCGGCCGACTCGATCCTGGCCGGTGCTCGCTTGGCTCTCAAAGAACAGCACGACCAGTGGTTCCTCCTGCGGAACTACGCGGACGCCGAGTCACTGTTCACGCGGGCGGCGCGGGCCTTCCATGCGGCCGGTTCTCAGGCGGCCGACAGCATGGCGGTATTGCGCAACGTCGTGCTCGACCGCCTGGATTCTCTGAAGCGCGAGACGAATCGAAGGCGTCGCACCCTGGACACGCAACTGGTGATGTTGCACGCCGAACGGCAGTGGTCTCTGGCCGGACTCCGCCTCGATATCGCCCGCGATCTCTTGGAAGCCGAGGAATTCGAAGAGGCGATTCACGAGATCTCCCGCTCCATGAGCGCGCTCGACAGCCTGGATCATGCGGTGGCCGAATACCGCCGCGATTCGGACGGAATGCAGGCAACCTGGAACCGGTGGATTGCCCACACTCTCGAAGAATCCCGCACGAACGAATCGTATGCCATCATCGTGGACAAGGCGGCCCACGAAACTCACTTGATTAAAAACGGGCGGGTCGTGAAGACCTACCCCTGTGATCTTGGCCATAGCCCGGCCAGCGAAAAAATGTATGCCGGTGACGGACGAACGCCGGAAGGGGAATATCGAATATCGGCGATCAACAACGGCAGTAAATATTATCGCGCTTTGCTATTGAACTACCCGAATGCGAGAGATCGCGAGCAATTCCGTCGCAACCGGGGCCGCGGTTTGGTGCCGCACGGGCGCGGTATCGGCGGACTGATCGAGATCCACGGTCATGGCGGTCAAAGCCGGGATTGGACGGATGGGTGCGTCGCGCTCGCGGATGCGGATATGGATAGTCTGATGACGTTCGTGGGCGAAGACGTTCCCGTTACCATCGTGCGAAGATGGCGAATCCGAAAAGAAGACTGA